A section of the Paenibacillus aurantius genome encodes:
- a CDS encoding extracellular solute-binding protein, with protein MKKGLLLGLTLTLVTTVFAGCSKNGDAGSASTPAPGSSASATKTPGKPQKVRVSVWDRSNSPDGTKITDSVIVKWIQENALKEDNLEVEYVPLPRSQETEKLNVWMASGEAPDIIITYNADLVFQYAEQGGVWQLDELLDKYGADINKLIKPALDTAGTYKGKRYAIPAFRMSQAAGPSMKIRQDWLDKLGLKAPTTLDELYTVLKAFKEKDPGGVGKENVVPWAIPAINQSAKGFFFGPMWGAGVNSEGPGIDLYMPTGNLVSGQFHSSIDTQQGKEFFAFMNKLYKEGLISKEFVTDVNSQKYTQQYTSGQAGFVDSNDDPWSLTVNTRKTVPTAKWVTVMPFKRSDGSQYMQKASSYGLFNMVPKTTKNPEAAVKFLNFLAKHINVVQSGIEGTHYKVENGLRLPIDPDKNAKEIGWYLGDLNLLTQGYMGPPTKEQLLKMNTNPEYAELLTPFYEQFEKYGKEAPFIDSPRPVAQKNIVNLTKYGYEALSKAIIASDFEKEWTNTLDGWVKLGGRDYDKEISEKLAEMKKK; from the coding sequence GTGAAAAAAGGTCTATTGCTTGGCTTGACCCTCACCCTGGTTACGACCGTATTTGCAGGCTGCTCGAAGAACGGAGATGCCGGCAGCGCCAGCACGCCCGCACCCGGCTCATCGGCCTCGGCCACGAAGACTCCGGGAAAGCCGCAGAAGGTTAGAGTATCCGTGTGGGACCGCTCGAACTCGCCGGACGGCACGAAGATTACAGACAGTGTCATCGTCAAGTGGATTCAGGAGAACGCTTTGAAGGAAGATAACCTGGAGGTGGAGTACGTTCCGCTTCCAAGATCTCAAGAAACCGAGAAGCTGAACGTTTGGATGGCTTCGGGAGAGGCACCAGACATTATCATTACGTATAACGCTGATCTGGTCTTCCAGTACGCCGAGCAGGGAGGAGTCTGGCAGCTTGACGAGCTGCTGGACAAATACGGGGCGGACATCAATAAGCTGATCAAGCCGGCCTTAGACACGGCGGGAACGTATAAAGGCAAGCGCTACGCCATTCCGGCCTTCCGGATGAGCCAAGCGGCCGGACCCTCGATGAAGATCCGCCAGGACTGGCTCGATAAGCTCGGTCTGAAAGCCCCGACGACGCTCGACGAGCTCTATACCGTGCTGAAGGCGTTCAAGGAGAAGGATCCGGGCGGAGTAGGCAAAGAGAACGTCGTGCCGTGGGCCATCCCGGCCATTAACCAGTCGGCCAAAGGGTTCTTCTTCGGACCGATGTGGGGAGCGGGGGTTAACAGCGAAGGGCCGGGGATCGATCTGTATATGCCGACCGGCAACCTGGTGAGCGGACAGTTCCATTCCTCCATCGACACCCAGCAGGGCAAAGAATTCTTTGCTTTCATGAACAAGCTCTACAAAGAGGGACTGATCTCCAAGGAGTTCGTCACCGACGTCAACTCCCAGAAATATACCCAGCAGTATACGTCGGGCCAAGCCGGCTTTGTGGATTCGAACGACGATCCCTGGAGCTTGACCGTGAACACCAGAAAAACGGTTCCGACCGCCAAGTGGGTCACCGTCATGCCGTTCAAACGGAGCGACGGCAGCCAGTACATGCAGAAAGCGAGCTCCTACGGCTTGTTCAACATGGTCCCCAAAACGACCAAAAATCCGGAAGCCGCTGTTAAGTTCCTGAACTTCCTCGCCAAGCATATCAACGTCGTACAGAGCGGGATTGAAGGAACCCATTACAAAGTTGAGAACGGGCTTCGTCTGCCGATCGATCCGGATAAGAACGCTAAGGAAATCGGCTGGTACCTCGGCGACTTGAACCTTCTGACGCAGGGTTATATGGGGCCTCCAACCAAAGAGCAGCTTCTAAAAATGAATACAAACCCGGAATATGCGGAGCTCCTCACTCCTTTCTATGAGCAGTTCGAGAAGTACGGGAAAGAAGCGCCGTTTATCGACAGCCCTCGTCCGGTCGCCCAGAAAAACATCGTAAACTTGACGAAATACGGGTACGAGGCGCTCTCCAAAGCCATTATCGCTTCCGATTTCGAGAAGGAATGGACCAATACGCTGGATGGCTGGGTGAAGCTGGGCGGTAGAGATTACGATAAGGAAATTTCCGAGAAGCTGGCGGAAATGAAGAAGAAATAA
- a CDS encoding DinB family protein has protein sequence MNQRPSEEEYAGDFGYYIRLVPEGNIIDILLAQEKQMTELLASLTESQGAYRYAEGKWMLKEVVGHIADGERVMTYRLLRFARGDQTPLPGFDQELFISPFENWTMPQLAEDYRAVRQSTIALLRGLPEEAWSRKGTANNVSITARAIAYGIAGHELHHMGVIRNRYLS, from the coding sequence ATGAACCAAAGACCGTCAGAAGAAGAATACGCTGGGGACTTCGGCTATTATATTCGGTTGGTGCCGGAAGGCAACATCATCGACATTCTACTCGCCCAGGAAAAGCAAATGACCGAGCTGCTGGCATCGTTGACCGAAAGCCAAGGCGCGTATCGGTATGCGGAAGGAAAATGGATGCTGAAAGAAGTCGTTGGCCACATCGCGGACGGGGAACGCGTCATGACCTACCGCCTGCTCCGGTTCGCGAGAGGGGACCAGACGCCTCTGCCCGGTTTTGACCAGGAATTGTTCATCTCTCCTTTTGAAAACTGGACAATGCCCCAATTGGCTGAAGACTACCGGGCCGTACGGCAATCGACGATCGCGCTGCTGCGCGGGTTGCCGGAGGAGGCGTGGTCCCGCAAGGGCACAGCCAACAACGTAAGCATTACGGCGCGCGCCATCGCGTATGGCATTGCGGGACACGAACTTCATCACATGGGTGTCATCCGTAATCGGTACTTGAGTTAG
- a CDS encoding dihydrofolate reductase family protein translates to MRKLVLFMHVSLDGYASDSMGRLDWIPYNEELEKYAEEVVAEVGSPVYGRTTYQMMENYWPKVLDDPNSSRHDMEHAKWLQDVKKIVISGTMDKAEWNNTMLIKDKIAEEIKALKEQPGKNLVIFGSPGAAKTLLELGLIDEFLLTICPVVLGRGKSVFDGGFEKFRLKLLSSRTLDSGIIATRYELEK, encoded by the coding sequence TTGAGAAAACTCGTATTGTTCATGCATGTGTCGCTGGATGGGTATGCGTCAGATTCAATGGGAAGACTCGATTGGATTCCGTACAACGAGGAATTAGAAAAATACGCTGAGGAGGTCGTAGCCGAAGTCGGCTCTCCCGTTTACGGACGTACGACGTATCAGATGATGGAGAACTACTGGCCCAAGGTGCTGGATGACCCGAATTCGTCGAGGCACGATATGGAGCATGCCAAATGGCTGCAGGATGTTAAGAAGATCGTTATTTCCGGTACGATGGACAAGGCGGAATGGAACAATACGATGCTGATCAAGGACAAAATTGCAGAGGAAATCAAGGCGCTCAAGGAGCAGCCTGGCAAAAATCTCGTTATCTTCGGCAGCCCGGGGGCTGCGAAGACGCTGCTTGAGCTCGGCCTGATCGACGAATTCCTGCTGACGATTTGTCCGGTCGTCCTGGGGAGAGGGAAATCGGTATTCGACGGGGGCTTCGAGAAATTCAGGCTAAAGCTGCTGTCCAGCCGTACGCTCGATTCGGGTATTATTGCGACCCGTTATGAGTTGGAGAAATAG
- a CDS encoding MazG nucleotide pyrophosphohydrolase domain-containing protein, translating into MVIGIFRRTDFEEDYRYMAEHISSREIRNTILKGRIPVKQLTFHELQSYLALKYKEGRTSSALFMKLVEEIGEVAEILNQLEGQKETSGDASLEKELVDVIHYAVAIASINHIDLTKAIIKKDKQASIKYNQSPNLEEFLEVNNKEQTLK; encoded by the coding sequence ATGGTGATTGGGATTTTCCGCCGTACCGATTTTGAGGAAGATTATCGTTATATGGCAGAGCATATTTCATCTAGGGAAATAAGAAATACAATATTAAAAGGGAGAATTCCTGTGAAGCAATTAACATTCCATGAGTTACAGAGCTACCTAGCACTAAAATACAAAGAAGGACGTACTTCATCTGCTTTGTTTATGAAACTAGTAGAAGAAATTGGTGAGGTAGCAGAGATACTAAACCAGTTAGAAGGTCAAAAGGAAACTTCAGGGGATGCTTCTTTAGAAAAAGAGTTAGTTGATGTTATACATTACGCAGTGGCCATTGCGAGCATAAATCATATTGATTTAACTAAGGCCATTATCAAAAAGGATAAGCAAGCTTCAATTAAATATAATCAATCTCCAAATTTAGAAGAATTTTTAGAAGTAAATAACAAGGAACAGACATTAAAATAA
- a CDS encoding HAD family hydrolase — protein sequence MKKYILFDHDGVLVDTEFWYYKAGERALADIGFTLDKDQYLIDMTQSLGTWSQARVAGIDEQTISKQREVRNVYYQEYLRTEAIEIEGVVETLAELSKYVRMSIVTTAKRADFQLIHEKRQIRQFMEFVLVREDYERTKPHPEPYLTGLKRFGAAKEETLVVEDSNRGLNSAVAAGIDCAIVHNDFTKTHDFSQASYRIKTLMELKDIILSSHPT from the coding sequence TTGAAAAAGTACATACTCTTTGATCATGATGGTGTTCTGGTTGATACTGAGTTCTGGTATTACAAAGCGGGAGAACGCGCTCTGGCTGACATTGGATTTACCTTGGATAAAGATCAATACCTCATCGACATGACCCAGTCATTGGGCACTTGGTCCCAAGCTAGGGTGGCAGGTATTGATGAACAGACCATCAGCAAGCAGCGTGAGGTCCGCAACGTCTATTATCAGGAATATCTACGAACAGAAGCCATAGAGATTGAAGGCGTAGTGGAAACACTAGCCGAACTGTCAAAGTACGTCCGCATGAGCATCGTGACGACTGCAAAACGTGCTGATTTTCAACTTATTCATGAAAAGCGCCAGATTAGACAATTCATGGAATTCGTTCTTGTTCGCGAAGACTACGAGCGCACGAAGCCGCACCCGGAACCATACTTGACCGGCCTAAAGCGCTTCGGAGCTGCCAAAGAAGAAACCTTGGTTGTAGAGGATTCAAATAGAGGCTTGAACTCAGCCGTGGCGGCTGGTATCGACTGTGCTATTGTCCATAACGACTTCACCAAAACACATGACTTCTCGCAGGCTAGTTATCGAATCAAGACTCTGATGGAACTAAAGGACATTATCCTAAGCAGCCACCCGACCTGA
- a CDS encoding M42 family metallopeptidase produces the protein MDQTTRDMFRTLTELPGAPGFEHEVRRFLLGEIKKHTGEIVEDRLGSLFGVLRGDPAGPRIMAGGHMDEVGFLVTTILDNGMVRFQALGGWWNQVLLAQRMTILTPQGPVLGVISSTPRHLLDEAQRSKPVDIPSMYLDIGADNRQHAQALGVRPGLPIVPVSEFTPLANEKKILAKAWDNRFGVGLAIELLRELKDVSLPNTLYAGATVQEEVGMRGAQTAAALIEPDLCYTLEAGPAGDAGGDPNAFGRLGQGAVVRILDSAIIPNRTLTEFILDTAETHRIPYQLYISPGATDGGKIHLYGRGVPTAVLGVCARYIHTSASMIHTDDYEAAKELLLKLIQASDKSMYESVISF, from the coding sequence ATGGATCAGACGACGAGAGACATGTTCAGAACGTTGACGGAGCTTCCGGGGGCTCCGGGCTTTGAGCACGAAGTGAGACGCTTCTTGCTCGGGGAAATCAAGAAACATACCGGGGAGATTGTAGAGGACAGACTGGGAAGCTTGTTCGGGGTTCTCCGCGGAGATCCGGCCGGTCCGCGCATCATGGCCGGCGGCCATATGGACGAAGTCGGGTTCCTGGTCACCACCATTCTGGACAATGGAATGGTTCGTTTCCAGGCGCTTGGCGGCTGGTGGAATCAAGTGCTGCTCGCTCAGCGTATGACGATCTTGACGCCGCAGGGGCCCGTTCTGGGGGTGATTTCCTCGACTCCCCGCCACCTACTCGACGAAGCGCAGAGAAGCAAGCCGGTCGACATCCCCTCCATGTATCTCGATATTGGAGCGGACAACCGTCAGCATGCCCAGGCCCTGGGGGTCCGTCCAGGTCTTCCCATCGTGCCCGTCAGCGAGTTCACGCCCCTTGCCAATGAGAAGAAAATTTTGGCCAAGGCTTGGGACAACCGGTTCGGGGTCGGCCTTGCGATTGAGCTGCTCCGGGAGCTGAAGGACGTTTCGCTTCCTAACACCTTGTATGCGGGAGCGACCGTCCAGGAGGAGGTCGGCATGCGCGGTGCACAGACGGCGGCCGCCCTGATCGAGCCGGATCTGTGCTATACGCTGGAGGCCGGGCCGGCGGGAGATGCCGGAGGGGATCCGAACGCGTTCGGCCGCCTCGGACAAGGCGCCGTCGTCCGCATTCTGGACAGCGCCATCATTCCTAACCGCACCTTGACGGAGTTTATTCTGGATACGGCCGAAACCCACCGGATCCCTTACCAGCTCTACATTTCCCCGGGAGCGACCGACGGCGGCAAAATTCACCTGTACGGGCGCGGCGTACCGACGGCCGTCCTCGGCGTATGCGCCCGCTATATTCATACCTCCGCCTCCATGATCCATACGGATGATTATGAAGCCGCTAAGGAGCTGCTTCTGAAGCTGATCCAAGCCTCGGACAAATCGATGTACGAGTCCGTTATTTCGTTCTAG